One region of Rubripirellula tenax genomic DNA includes:
- a CDS encoding phosphoesterase has product MSAKEEHILVIPASVIDAIGDLNGFEPDVDRFLQPILASDALAFHPRSQMETDPSFKQLIPYVLLEWTDGDGVVHLFTYTRGGGSGEKRLHAKRSVGIGGHISEEDAAGGADPYATGMQRELAEEIQLASDYTESKAGLIYDPSNDVGKVHVGVVHRFVLKSPEVKSNEADLADGGFVAVETLKAERDGLETWSQLAIDAIYG; this is encoded by the coding sequence TTGTCGGCCAAAGAAGAACATATCCTCGTTATTCCCGCTTCCGTCATTGATGCGATCGGCGATCTCAATGGATTCGAGCCCGATGTGGATCGATTCTTGCAACCGATTCTGGCCAGTGATGCGTTGGCGTTTCACCCGCGCAGTCAGATGGAAACAGATCCGTCGTTCAAGCAATTGATCCCGTACGTTTTGCTGGAATGGACCGACGGCGACGGAGTCGTCCACCTGTTCACGTACACTCGGGGCGGCGGTTCAGGTGAAAAACGCCTTCACGCAAAACGTAGCGTCGGCATTGGCGGTCACATCAGCGAAGAAGACGCCGCCGGCGGTGCCGATCCATACGCGACCGGAATGCAGCGAGAACTCGCCGAAGAAATCCAGCTCGCCTCGGACTACACCGAATCAAAAGCCGGACTGATATACGATCCGTCCAACGACGTCGGCAAGGTTCACGTCGGCGTCGTCCACCGATTCGTGTTGAAGAGTCCGGAAGTAAAAAGTAACGAAGCCGACTTGGCCGACGGCGGCTTCGTCGCGGTCGAAACGCTGAAGGCAGAACGCGACGGTTTGGAAACGTGGAGCCAATTGGCCATCGACGCAATCTACGGTTGA
- a CDS encoding cysteine desulfurase family protein, whose product MIYLDNHSTTRCDTAVVDAMLPWLTQEYGNPHSSHAAGIAAADIIGRSIATVAGLVGAKPDSIVFTSGATESNNLAIRGVCLHPRQKRRHIVTVTTEHPAVLDVVEDLKRDGFRVTIVPVIQSGSPGAGIVDIDRLAAAIDDDTAIVSVMAANNEVGSIAPMRAIADLVHDRGAVLHCDATQVLGRSPIDIAAMDIDLVSGSAHKFYGPKGIGVLVVGGGDRRIRLRPQIVGGGQQRGIRSGTMAPAMAVGLARALEICTESMDADRVRIRAMRDTLWQRLCDGIAGIELNGPALGGDDRLAGNLNFRLPTIEGESWMAAAAEVAFSTGSACSNVDPTPSHVLMAMGLSESEARRSARFGIGRFNTMDEMERASAILVEARDRLANLA is encoded by the coding sequence ATGATTTATCTGGACAATCATTCGACGACTCGCTGCGACACTGCGGTCGTCGATGCGATGTTGCCCTGGTTGACCCAGGAATACGGGAACCCACACAGCAGCCACGCCGCGGGGATTGCGGCCGCGGACATCATTGGTCGATCCATCGCCACAGTGGCTGGCCTTGTCGGTGCGAAGCCCGACTCGATCGTTTTCACCAGCGGCGCGACCGAGTCAAACAACTTGGCGATTCGCGGCGTGTGTTTGCATCCTCGCCAAAAACGCCGCCACATTGTGACTGTCACGACCGAGCATCCGGCGGTCTTGGATGTGGTCGAGGACCTGAAACGAGACGGGTTTCGCGTCACCATTGTCCCTGTGATTCAAAGCGGTTCGCCCGGCGCCGGCATCGTCGACATCGATCGATTGGCCGCGGCGATCGATGACGATACGGCCATCGTTTCGGTGATGGCCGCGAACAATGAAGTCGGCTCGATCGCCCCAATGCGAGCGATCGCGGATCTGGTTCATGACCGCGGCGCAGTGCTGCACTGTGACGCGACCCAAGTATTGGGCCGCTCGCCGATCGACATCGCGGCAATGGATATCGACTTGGTCAGCGGTTCGGCGCACAAATTTTATGGGCCCAAGGGAATCGGTGTGCTGGTGGTCGGCGGAGGCGATCGACGTATCCGGTTGCGGCCGCAAATCGTTGGCGGCGGCCAGCAACGAGGCATCCGAAGTGGCACGATGGCACCGGCGATGGCTGTCGGTCTGGCGCGTGCCCTCGAAATCTGTACCGAATCGATGGACGCCGACCGAGTCCGTATTCGGGCGATGCGAGACACGTTGTGGCAGCGACTGTGCGACGGCATCGCGGGCATCGAATTGAACGGGCCCGCGCTCGGTGGCGACGATCGGTTGGCGGGAAACCTGAACTTTCGACTGCCGACGATCGAGGGCGAATCGTGGATGGCGGCGGCAGCCGAAGTCGCGTTCAGCACCGGGTCGGCGTGCAGCAACGTTGATCCGACGCCCAGTCATGTGTTGATGGCAATGGGGTTGAGCGAGTCCGAAGCACGGCGGAGTGCCCGGTTTGGAATCGGGCGGTTCAACACCATGGATGAAATGGAACGGGCGTCCGCGATTCTGGTCGAGGCCCGAGATCGG